A genomic window from Candidatus Bathyarchaeota archaeon includes:
- a CDS encoding 4Fe-4S binding protein — translation MLEIIAETLRATIAVALILAGSLAILIWVRNNTRKLSALRLFIQIAAVAVIFLGLIIGPFGLERWSYLGTAPKDITIGKEILGRPYPDGLTVPTFSCYYASGRTATCVIWQLQSYLFPNYGTSSIYLTTGLERLAIAVGLLVVISVIFGRFLCGWICPFGLYMDLLTRLRKALKIRHWTLSDRVNEGLRQARYLIIAAFLILSFLLGMRAIAGVELISESELGRYLEIPFCQICPAKPLFVLVEGALGFMDVDYMLSQTIGDFALTGWYLTSINIVILGVVTVGSFMIRRLWCRICPLGGLIALFSRFGPFKKISLIKLTKVEEKCTKCGICKRVCPPQVTEVYEDKGGDVTVSSCILCFRCVEMCPYEGCLNVEFAGKPIYKSKNWLNEEE, via the coding sequence ATGCTAGAAATCATCGCAGAAACATTGCGAGCAACAATTGCAGTAGCCTTGATTCTAGCAGGAAGCCTAGCAATTCTAATCTGGGTAAGAAACAACACAAGAAAATTAAGTGCACTACGTCTGTTCATCCAGATTGCTGCAGTTGCAGTGATTTTTCTGGGACTGATAATTGGACCTTTCGGACTTGAAAGGTGGTCATACCTTGGGACAGCACCCAAAGACATCACCATAGGCAAAGAAATCCTAGGAAGACCATACCCAGACGGCTTAACTGTGCCTACCTTTTCCTGTTACTACGCTTCAGGAAGAACTGCAACCTGCGTAATATGGCAACTACAAAGTTATTTGTTCCCAAATTATGGCACCAGCAGCATTTATCTCACAACAGGCTTAGAACGGCTAGCAATCGCAGTAGGGCTACTTGTAGTTATTTCAGTAATTTTTGGCAGATTCCTTTGTGGATGGATATGCCCCTTCGGATTGTATATGGATTTGCTCACCCGTTTACGAAAAGCCCTAAAAATTAGGCATTGGACACTCTCAGACAGAGTAAACGAAGGACTACGGCAAGCACGATACCTGATTATTGCAGCTTTTCTGATCTTGAGTTTTCTGTTAGGCATGCGAGCCATCGCAGGGGTAGAACTTATTTCAGAATCAGAACTAGGCAGATACCTTGAGATACCGTTCTGCCAAATTTGCCCAGCTAAACCGTTGTTTGTTCTTGTTGAAGGCGCGCTAGGATTCATGGATGTAGATTACATGCTTTCCCAAACTATTGGGGATTTTGCCCTTACGGGCTGGTATCTTACTTCAATTAACATAGTAATACTGGGTGTAGTAACTGTTGGCTCATTTATGATACGACGGTTATGGTGTCGAATTTGTCCATTAGGCGGATTGATTGCGTTATTTAGCAGATTTGGTCCTTTTAAGAAAATTTCATTAATCAAATTAACCAAAGTAGAAGAAAAATGCACAAAATGCGGCATATGTAAAAGGGTGTGTCCTCCACAGGTTACTGAAGTCTACGAAGACAAAGGAGGCGACGTAACCGTTTCGTCGTGCATCCTATGCTTCCGATGTGTAGAAATGTGCCCATACGAAGGCTGCTTGAACGTAGAATTTGCAGGCAAGCCCATATACAAATCCAAAAATTGGCTAAATGAAGAAGAGTGA